The following are encoded together in the Streptomyces rapamycinicus NRRL 5491 genome:
- a CDS encoding NAD-dependent succinate-semialdehyde dehydrogenase codes for MNLPGIETLVKAPFAEGDVFIAGRWCAAGDGRTFPVYDPATAELIREVSAAGPGDAMAAVDAAQEAAAGWRSTPPRRRSEVLHTAFALMREHTDTLARLIVLENGKAYRDAVAEVGYAAEFFRWFAEEAVRIGSSFGDAPGGGFRHVVRRHPVGVTAFVTPWNFPAAMATRKIAPALAAGCPVLLKPAPDTPLTALAIAALMSEAGLPDGLLNVLPTDRAPEVVPVWLGDERVRKFSFTGSTATGRKLLEQAAANVVNVTMELGGNAPFIVLGDADVDAAVRGAMDAKMRGGGEVCIAANRFYVHQSVAAEFTGKFAAAMTAARAGAGLQEGVTLGPMINRTAVESIRSLVDDAVGRGAKVAARGSVPEGPGCYHPATVLVDVPEDARIMNEEVFGPVAPLATFADEDELVARANATVHGLASYVYSRDVARALRIAERLESGMVGLNRGLLSDPAAPFGGVKQSGLGREGGREGIEAFLETQYIALDWPTG; via the coding sequence ATGAACCTCCCCGGCATAGAAACCCTCGTCAAGGCGCCCTTCGCCGAAGGCGATGTGTTCATCGCCGGCCGCTGGTGCGCGGCCGGGGACGGACGGACGTTTCCCGTGTACGACCCGGCCACCGCGGAGCTGATCCGCGAGGTGTCCGCTGCGGGCCCGGGCGACGCCATGGCGGCGGTCGACGCGGCCCAAGAGGCCGCCGCCGGATGGCGGTCGACGCCACCTCGCCGCCGCTCGGAGGTGCTGCACACCGCCTTCGCGCTGATGCGCGAGCACACCGACACGCTCGCCCGCCTGATCGTCCTGGAAAACGGCAAGGCGTACCGGGACGCGGTGGCCGAGGTCGGCTACGCGGCGGAGTTCTTCCGCTGGTTCGCCGAGGAGGCGGTGCGGATCGGCTCCTCGTTCGGCGACGCGCCCGGTGGCGGCTTCCGCCATGTCGTACGCAGGCATCCGGTGGGCGTCACCGCCTTCGTCACCCCCTGGAACTTCCCGGCCGCGATGGCCACCCGGAAGATCGCCCCGGCGCTCGCCGCCGGCTGCCCGGTGCTCCTCAAACCGGCCCCGGACACCCCGCTCACCGCCCTCGCGATCGCCGCCCTGATGAGCGAGGCGGGCCTGCCCGACGGGCTGCTGAACGTGCTGCCCACCGACCGCGCACCCGAGGTGGTCCCGGTCTGGCTCGGTGACGAACGGGTCCGCAAGTTCTCCTTCACCGGCTCCACCGCCACCGGCCGGAAACTCCTGGAGCAGGCGGCGGCGAACGTCGTCAACGTGACCATGGAACTGGGCGGCAACGCCCCCTTCATCGTCCTTGGGGACGCCGACGTCGACGCCGCGGTGCGCGGTGCGATGGACGCCAAGATGCGGGGCGGTGGCGAGGTGTGCATCGCCGCCAACCGGTTCTACGTCCATCAGTCGGTGGCCGCCGAGTTCACCGGGAAGTTCGCGGCGGCCATGACCGCGGCACGCGCCGGAGCGGGTCTGCAGGAGGGCGTCACCCTCGGCCCGATGATCAACCGGACCGCCGTGGAGTCCATCCGCTCCCTGGTCGACGACGCGGTCGGGCGTGGCGCGAAGGTCGCCGCGCGGGGCAGCGTGCCCGAGGGCCCCGGCTGCTACCATCCGGCGACCGTCCTGGTGGACGTCCCCGAGGACGCCCGGATCATGAACGAGGAGGTCTTCGGGCCGGTCGCGCCCCTCGCCACCTTCGCCGACGAGGACGAACTGGTGGCCCGCGCCAACGCGACGGTGCACGGTCTCGCCTCGTACGTCTACTCGCGCGACGTGGCCCGGGCCCTGCGCATCGCCGAACGCCTGGAGAGCGGCATGGTCGGCCTCAACCGTGGCCTGCTCTCCGACCCCGCGGCGCCCTTCGGCGGCGTCAAGCAGTCGGGTCTGGGCCGGGAGGGCGGCCGCGAGGGCATCGAGGCGTTCCTGGAAACGCAGTACATCGCC
- a CDS encoding IclR family transcriptional regulator, protein MTNLPPRGADGPEDPADPHGAGPRADSSGPGDTTAPRGHGLRRDIDLLEALASDEAQNAGGLGVVRLAQLVGREKTQVSRALKALAAAGIVERDPDTLEYRLGWRLFSLVARTSQNRLVRMAEPVMHALSADVEETSHLCVLSDREVLTLLSVSGHSFRVHGWEGRGVPAWQTSAGRVLLADATPDELYVRFGTTSTPPIPELWALIQKASRQGYARVSEEFEAGLVGVSAPVRDFRGRVVAAINISAPKSRLGDRLDQAGRTTARAAARVSALLGWEPRHTPFPRARLT, encoded by the coding sequence GTGACGAACCTCCCCCCTCGCGGCGCCGACGGCCCCGAGGACCCCGCCGATCCGCATGGCGCGGGCCCCCGAGCCGACTCCTCCGGCCCCGGAGACACCACCGCCCCGCGCGGCCACGGGCTGCGCCGTGACATCGACCTGCTGGAGGCGCTCGCCTCCGACGAGGCGCAGAACGCCGGCGGGCTCGGTGTCGTACGGCTGGCGCAGCTGGTGGGCCGGGAGAAGACCCAGGTCTCGCGGGCCCTCAAGGCCCTGGCCGCCGCGGGGATCGTGGAGCGGGACCCCGACACCCTGGAGTACCGGCTGGGCTGGCGGCTCTTCTCACTGGTCGCGCGGACCTCGCAGAACCGGCTGGTGCGCATGGCCGAGCCGGTGATGCACGCGCTGTCGGCGGACGTGGAGGAGACCAGCCATCTGTGTGTCCTGAGCGACCGCGAGGTGCTCACCCTGCTCTCGGTCTCCGGACACTCCTTCCGCGTCCACGGCTGGGAGGGGCGCGGAGTGCCCGCGTGGCAGACCTCGGCCGGGCGGGTGCTGCTGGCCGATGCCACCCCCGACGAGCTGTACGTCCGCTTCGGCACCACCTCCACCCCGCCGATTCCCGAGCTGTGGGCGCTGATCCAGAAGGCGTCGCGCCAGGGCTACGCGAGGGTCAGCGAGGAGTTCGAGGCCGGTCTGGTCGGAGTCTCGGCGCCGGTGCGCGACTTCCGGGGACGGGTCGTGGCGGCGATCAACATCTCGGCGCCCAAGTCCCGGCTCGGCGACCGCCTGGACCAGGCGGGCCGCACCACCGCCAGGGCGGCGGCACGCGTCTCCGCGCTGCTGGGCTGGGAGCCGCGGCACACCCCGTTCCCCCGGGCACGGCTCACCTGA
- the fae gene encoding formaldehyde-activating enzyme, which yields MPSPFAPTALIGESFVGEGANAAHTNVVIGRKGGPVETAWATALATPSAGHVPFLTIVRPSVPVKPLTLFVTKAAADGELHQRATWGSAQAGLAQGVTDAVRDGLLPAEEADDLLIIAAIWVNPAVDDLDVSFRNQRSAAYGAVRAAVNATPTVADVLATAEEGPANPFYAPTSEALAR from the coding sequence ATGCCATCGCCTTTTGCCCCGACCGCCCTGATCGGCGAGTCCTTCGTCGGGGAGGGTGCCAACGCCGCGCACACGAACGTCGTGATCGGACGCAAGGGCGGGCCCGTCGAGACGGCCTGGGCCACGGCGCTGGCCACGCCCAGCGCCGGACACGTCCCGTTCCTGACGATCGTGCGGCCCTCGGTCCCGGTGAAGCCGCTGACGCTGTTCGTGACGAAGGCAGCCGCCGACGGTGAGCTGCACCAGCGCGCCACGTGGGGCTCCGCCCAGGCCGGTCTGGCGCAGGGCGTCACGGACGCGGTCCGGGACGGTCTGCTGCCCGCCGAGGAGGCCGACGACCTGCTGATCATCGCCGCGATCTGGGTGAACCCGGCCGTCGACGACCTGGACGTGTCCTTCCGCAACCAGCGCTCCGCCGCGTACGGAGCGGTGCGGGCCGCGGTGAACGCCACCCCGACCGTGGCCGATGTCCTCGCGACCGCCGAGGAAGGCCCGGCCAACCCGTTCTACGCCCCCACCTCCGAGGCGCTCGCCCGATGA
- a CDS encoding mandelate racemase/muconate lactonizing enzyme family protein: MKITDITLDRLRLELDPPFRAAWDPEPRRHFDATIVRVHTDEGITGIGSGDLMDGFDTYKHLFVGEDPLDITRHVKAIETANFHGAHYWPLEAALWDIIGKVHGRPVAELFGNAAKKLPAYASCGELKSPGERVATALKVREAGFRAMKIRIDRNRVDEGVAAVRAVRDELGADFEIMVDLNQSWRMAGDTAGATDLARTRKTIARLAELDVFWVEEPLPYCDVAGFKRLRAENPGVRIAAGEMHHSPTELLRYLEEDALDIYQMDVVLAIGMHRARTLAELAQLKHRHFTPHSWTNGIGVLANLHVAAGVGGGPYFEYPYDPPGWTPERRDFMLADPVRVGGDGDLEVPARPGLGIELDEDAIDRWRIT, encoded by the coding sequence ATGAAGATCACGGACATCACCCTGGACCGGCTGCGGCTGGAGCTGGACCCGCCGTTCCGGGCCGCCTGGGACCCCGAGCCGCGGCGCCACTTCGACGCGACGATCGTCCGCGTCCACACCGACGAGGGGATCACCGGCATCGGCTCCGGTGACCTCATGGACGGCTTCGACACCTATAAGCACCTGTTCGTCGGCGAGGACCCGCTCGACATCACCCGGCATGTCAAAGCCATCGAGACCGCGAACTTCCACGGCGCCCACTACTGGCCGCTGGAGGCGGCGCTGTGGGACATCATCGGCAAGGTCCACGGCCGCCCGGTGGCGGAGCTGTTCGGCAACGCGGCCAAGAAGCTGCCCGCCTATGCCTCCTGCGGTGAGCTCAAATCACCCGGGGAGCGCGTGGCCACCGCGCTGAAGGTCCGCGAAGCGGGCTTCCGCGCGATGAAGATCCGCATCGACCGCAACCGGGTGGACGAGGGGGTCGCCGCGGTCCGCGCGGTGCGCGATGAGCTGGGCGCGGACTTCGAGATCATGGTGGATCTGAACCAGTCGTGGCGCATGGCGGGCGACACCGCGGGCGCCACCGACCTCGCCCGGACCCGCAAGACCATCGCGCGGCTGGCCGAACTCGATGTGTTCTGGGTCGAGGAGCCGCTGCCCTACTGCGACGTGGCGGGCTTCAAGCGCCTGCGGGCCGAGAACCCCGGAGTGCGGATCGCCGCGGGCGAGATGCACCACTCCCCCACCGAGCTGCTGCGCTACCTCGAAGAGGACGCCCTCGACATCTACCAGATGGACGTGGTGCTCGCGATCGGCATGCACCGCGCCCGCACCCTGGCGGAACTGGCACAGCTCAAGCACCGCCACTTCACCCCGCACAGCTGGACCAACGGCATCGGTGTGCTCGCCAACCTGCACGTGGCGGCGGGAGTCGGCGGCGGCCCGTACTTCGAGTACCCCTACGACCCGCCCGGGTGGACCCCCGAGCGCCGGGACTTCATGCTCGCCGACCCGGTGCGGGTGGGCGGCGACGGCGACCTCGAGGTGCCCGCGAGGCCGGGCCTCGGCATCGAGCTGGACGAAGACGCGATCGACCGGTGGAGGATCACATGA
- a CDS encoding aldehyde dehydrogenase: MTHGIDALLARTHDQWLAAADQLTFETRPFIDGHFTDALSGDTFTSHSPRDGAVLAKVQAAGADDVDRAVRSARAAFEDGRWRDLPPRERKGVLLRWADLIRGHAAELALLDTLEMGKPITESVRIDVDKAAETIAWYAEAIDKTYDEVAPTPRDAIALITREPLGVVGAVIPWNYALLIASWKLGPALATGNSVVLKPAEQTSLAALRLAALATEAGLPDGVFNVVPGRGEVAGQALGRHPEVDKIAFTGSVEVARLFQVYAGESNGKQVAVEAGGKSPQLVLADADIEAAASAVAWGIFYNAGQTCNAGSRVVVHSSVKDRLLDAVRRITDDTFRMGDPLDPATVMGPLVDESQLASVLGHVERGVADGATVVFGGGRALTESGGSYVEPTVLDGVVNTSAVAQREIFGPVLAVVSYDGDADEGIRLANESDYGLVASVWTRDVAVAHRAAKRLRAGTVWINTFDASDVITPFGGFKATGAGRDKSLHAWDAYTALKTTWVNLA; the protein is encoded by the coding sequence ATGACGCATGGCATCGACGCCCTGCTCGCCCGTACGCACGACCAGTGGCTGGCCGCGGCCGACCAACTGACCTTCGAGACAAGGCCGTTCATCGACGGCCACTTCACCGACGCCCTCTCCGGCGACACCTTCACCAGCCACTCGCCGCGCGACGGCGCGGTGCTCGCCAAGGTGCAGGCCGCCGGCGCCGATGACGTGGACCGTGCCGTACGCAGCGCGCGCGCCGCCTTCGAGGACGGACGCTGGCGTGACCTCCCGCCCAGGGAGCGCAAGGGCGTCCTGCTGCGCTGGGCCGACCTGATCCGGGGACACGCGGCGGAGCTGGCCCTCCTCGACACCCTGGAGATGGGCAAGCCGATCACCGAGTCCGTGCGGATCGACGTGGACAAGGCCGCCGAGACCATCGCCTGGTACGCCGAGGCCATCGACAAGACCTACGACGAGGTGGCACCGACCCCCAGGGACGCGATCGCCCTGATCACCCGGGAGCCCCTGGGCGTCGTCGGCGCGGTCATTCCGTGGAACTACGCGCTGCTCATCGCCAGTTGGAAGCTGGGCCCGGCGCTCGCCACCGGCAACAGCGTCGTGCTCAAGCCCGCCGAGCAGACGTCCCTGGCGGCCCTGCGGCTGGCCGCCCTCGCCACCGAGGCGGGTCTGCCGGACGGGGTGTTCAACGTCGTCCCCGGGCGCGGCGAGGTCGCCGGACAGGCGCTGGGCCGCCACCCCGAGGTCGACAAGATCGCCTTCACGGGCTCGGTCGAGGTGGCCCGGCTCTTCCAGGTGTACGCGGGCGAGTCCAACGGCAAGCAGGTGGCCGTCGAGGCGGGTGGCAAGTCGCCCCAGCTCGTACTGGCGGACGCCGACATCGAGGCCGCCGCGTCGGCGGTGGCCTGGGGCATCTTCTACAACGCCGGGCAGACCTGCAACGCCGGTTCCCGTGTCGTGGTCCACTCCTCCGTCAAGGACCGGCTCCTGGACGCCGTGCGCCGGATCACCGACGACACCTTCCGGATGGGCGACCCGCTCGACCCGGCCACCGTCATGGGCCCCCTGGTAGACGAGAGCCAGCTGGCCTCGGTCCTCGGCCATGTCGAGCGTGGCGTGGCGGACGGGGCGACCGTGGTGTTCGGCGGTGGCCGCGCCCTCACCGAGTCGGGCGGCAGCTATGTCGAACCGACCGTCCTGGACGGGGTGGTGAACACCTCCGCCGTGGCCCAGCGGGAGATCTTCGGCCCGGTCCTGGCCGTCGTCTCCTACGACGGCGACGCCGACGAGGGGATCCGGCTGGCCAACGAGAGCGACTACGGGCTTGTCGCCTCCGTATGGACCCGTGACGTGGCCGTCGCCCACCGCGCCGCCAAGCGGCTGCGGGCCGGGACGGTCTGGATCAACACCTTCGACGCCAGTGATGTCATCACCCCGTTCGGCGGCTTCAAGGCCACCGGCGCGGGCCGTGACAAGTCACTGCACGCTTGGGACGCGTACACCGCGCTGAAGACCACCTGGGTCAACCTGGCCTGA
- a CDS encoding NAD(P)-dependent oxidoreductase, which translates to MRIGFIGLGNMGRHMARHLIEAGHQVTVHDIRHEAAAEHLALGAGWADTPAACADGADLLITSLPTPRVVEDVLLRGGAAAALAPGALWVDMSTSTPAASERIATEVLDAQQVRRLDAPVCGMSHGADSGTLQIFVGGAEDDFRAALPALAAMGDPKRILHVGPLGAGYTVKLLLNLLWFSKLVATSEVFAMGAKAGVDLGLLRDSLLKSSAASYFLEHDFIRILTEGDYDDSFAMVLACKDLGLAIDLGRDLGVPTELSAVVEQIFRRSRTEHGDLAGEMSPVRLYEALAGQEFRLAIQATAPVAATVAG; encoded by the coding sequence ATGAGGATCGGTTTCATCGGCCTGGGCAACATGGGCCGCCACATGGCCCGCCACCTGATCGAGGCGGGTCACCAGGTCACCGTGCACGACATCCGCCACGAGGCCGCCGCGGAGCATCTCGCGCTCGGCGCCGGATGGGCCGATACGCCCGCCGCGTGCGCGGACGGCGCGGATCTCCTGATCACCAGTCTGCCGACCCCGCGTGTCGTCGAGGACGTCCTGCTGCGCGGCGGCGCCGCCGCGGCCCTGGCGCCGGGAGCCCTGTGGGTCGACATGTCGACCTCGACCCCGGCGGCCTCCGAGCGGATCGCCACCGAGGTGCTGGACGCCCAGCAGGTGCGCCGGCTCGACGCGCCCGTGTGCGGGATGTCGCACGGCGCCGACTCCGGCACCCTGCAGATCTTCGTCGGCGGTGCCGAGGACGACTTCCGGGCCGCGCTGCCCGCGCTGGCGGCCATGGGCGACCCGAAGCGCATCCTGCACGTCGGCCCGCTCGGCGCCGGTTACACGGTCAAGCTGCTGCTCAACCTGCTGTGGTTCAGCAAGCTCGTGGCCACCTCGGAGGTGTTCGCGATGGGCGCCAAGGCGGGCGTCGACCTCGGGCTGCTGCGTGATTCCCTGCTCAAGAGCTCCGCCGCGTCCTACTTCCTGGAGCACGACTTCATTCGCATCCTCACCGAGGGCGACTACGACGACTCCTTCGCGATGGTCCTCGCCTGCAAGGACCTCGGCCTCGCCATCGACCTCGGCCGCGACCTCGGCGTGCCCACCGAGCTGTCGGCGGTGGTCGAGCAGATCTTCCGCCGCTCCAGGACCGAGCACGGCGATCTCGCGGGCGAGATGAGCCCCGTCCGCCTCTACGAGGCCCTCGCCGGGCAGGAGTTCCGGCTGGCCATCCAGGCCACCGCACCGGTGGCCGCGACCGTCGCGGGCTGA
- a CDS encoding iron-containing alcohol dehydrogenase family protein yields the protein MTSSGPGGPTPLSIDPTCRIEFGPGRIGRLPALIAATGHDRAFVVTDRGLRAAGVLEPVLKALGAAGLEYAVYDEVAPNPSTANVDAGAARARTFGTAAVVALGGGSVLDAAKGIALLVGNPSATAADADDLWEAGDGLPLVAIPTTSGTGAETNGFGVIEDTAACRKVYIGHPSVKPRVALLDPELTLGLPAPATAATGIDALVHGVESLASRGANPVSTAYATQAVAMVSRALPAAYRNGSDLDARAELMLGAHLAGQALTLSGLGLVHGIGHVLTAHTGTPHGVALAAVLEEVMEFNAPAAQDAYEQVARAMRLAPPADGDWARAAIDGVREIAGAVEVKRPLRTLGADRAMLPSIAAGAVADPVTKNNPLSPDPARVLDILTTTY from the coding sequence ATGACCTCTTCCGGGCCCGGCGGACCCACACCGCTGAGCATCGACCCCACCTGCCGCATCGAGTTCGGCCCCGGCCGCATCGGCCGGCTCCCCGCCCTGATCGCGGCAACCGGCCACGATCGCGCCTTCGTCGTCACCGACCGCGGTCTGCGGGCCGCGGGTGTCCTCGAGCCGGTCCTCAAGGCCCTCGGAGCCGCCGGTCTTGAGTACGCCGTCTACGACGAAGTGGCGCCCAACCCATCCACCGCCAACGTCGACGCGGGTGCCGCACGGGCCCGTACGTTCGGGACCGCCGCGGTCGTCGCCCTCGGCGGTGGCTCCGTACTCGACGCGGCGAAGGGCATCGCCCTGCTGGTCGGCAACCCGAGCGCCACGGCCGCCGACGCCGACGACCTCTGGGAGGCGGGCGACGGGCTACCGCTCGTCGCGATCCCCACCACCTCCGGCACCGGCGCCGAGACCAACGGCTTCGGGGTCATCGAGGACACCGCCGCCTGCCGCAAGGTGTACATCGGCCACCCGTCGGTGAAGCCGCGCGTCGCGCTGCTCGACCCCGAGCTCACCCTGGGCCTGCCCGCGCCCGCCACCGCCGCCACCGGCATCGACGCCCTCGTGCACGGCGTCGAGTCGCTCGCCTCGCGCGGCGCGAACCCGGTCTCCACCGCCTATGCCACGCAGGCCGTGGCCATGGTCAGCCGCGCCCTGCCCGCCGCGTACCGGAACGGTTCGGACCTCGACGCCCGCGCCGAGCTGATGCTGGGTGCCCACCTCGCGGGCCAGGCGCTCACCCTCTCCGGACTCGGGCTCGTCCACGGCATCGGCCATGTGCTGACCGCGCACACCGGCACGCCCCACGGCGTAGCACTCGCCGCCGTCCTCGAGGAGGTGATGGAGTTCAACGCTCCCGCCGCACAGGACGCCTATGAACAGGTTGCGCGGGCCATGCGCCTGGCGCCGCCCGCCGACGGGGACTGGGCGCGGGCGGCCATCGACGGGGTGCGCGAGATCGCGGGCGCCGTCGAGGTGAAACGCCCCCTGAGGACGCTCGGCGCCGACCGCGCCATGCTGCCCTCCATCGCCGCCGGGGCGGTGGCGGACCCGGTGACGAAGAACAATCCGCTGTCGCCCGATCCGGCGCGGGTCCTGGACATCCTCACCACCACGTACTGA
- a CDS encoding MarR family winged helix-turn-helix transcriptional regulator — MEYSHSDAELIKQPIGYWSWAAYKAVVSRIQAALAGVGVTQPQWWVIAQVARADTVKTRGEVSGLLGNYLDAGPEVMEAEMDRVIALGWITEDAGGRLGITEEGRALYDKAAALQDELWAERHAGISDEEYLTTVKVLQRFIHNTGGHGWHH; from the coding sequence ATGGAGTACTCCCACAGCGACGCCGAGCTGATCAAGCAGCCCATCGGTTACTGGAGTTGGGCGGCCTACAAGGCCGTGGTCAGCCGCATCCAGGCGGCTCTCGCCGGGGTCGGCGTCACCCAGCCGCAGTGGTGGGTCATCGCACAGGTCGCACGCGCCGACACCGTCAAGACCCGCGGCGAGGTGTCCGGCCTCCTCGGCAACTACCTCGACGCCGGTCCGGAGGTCATGGAGGCGGAGATGGACCGGGTCATCGCCCTGGGCTGGATCACCGAGGACGCCGGGGGACGCCTGGGCATCACGGAGGAGGGCCGGGCCTTGTACGACAAGGCCGCGGCCCTCCAGGACGAGCTGTGGGCGGAACGGCACGCGGGCATCTCCGACGAGGAGTACCTGACGACCGTCAAGGTGCTGCAGCGCTTCATCCACAACACGGGCGGGCACGGCTGGCACCACTGA
- a CDS encoding SAM-dependent methyltransferase, translating into MTDGHERLAGVSSTALFVGITRAEESRRPDRLFEDTLATRFVDAAGAEQRAVWTEGQGKLFTEAMGDYFALRTRYFDDYFIQACAAGCRQAVLLAAGLDTRAFRLHWPDGTRLFELDQPDVLDFKEHVLQGEEPRCEREVIAADLREDWPSLLAKQGFREDVPTAWLVEGILVYLPERDADRLLDRITALSAPGSHLGVEHVTRSMVNTDQAQEAASASPEGIMGMLSSLWKNEMTQPPANWLADHGWSAAEEALTDLAERHARPVPPAFDPALPGTGRVRLLTADR; encoded by the coding sequence GTGACCGACGGACACGAGCGCCTGGCGGGAGTCAGCAGCACCGCGCTGTTCGTGGGCATCACCCGCGCCGAGGAGAGCCGGCGCCCGGACCGGCTGTTCGAGGACACCCTGGCCACGCGTTTTGTCGACGCGGCGGGCGCCGAGCAGCGGGCGGTCTGGACCGAGGGGCAGGGAAAGCTGTTCACCGAGGCCATGGGCGACTACTTCGCCCTGCGCACCCGGTACTTCGACGACTACTTCATCCAGGCGTGCGCCGCGGGCTGCCGCCAGGCGGTCCTGCTCGCGGCGGGCCTGGACACCCGTGCCTTCCGTCTGCACTGGCCGGACGGGACACGCCTCTTCGAACTGGACCAGCCCGATGTGCTCGACTTCAAGGAACACGTCCTCCAGGGCGAGGAGCCGCGCTGTGAACGCGAGGTGATCGCGGCCGACCTGCGCGAGGACTGGCCCTCGCTGCTGGCGAAGCAGGGCTTCCGCGAGGACGTGCCGACGGCCTGGCTGGTCGAGGGGATACTCGTCTACCTGCCCGAGCGCGACGCGGACCGTCTGCTCGACCGGATCACCGCGCTGTCCGCGCCGGGCAGCCACCTCGGGGTGGAACATGTCACCCGGTCCATGGTGAACACCGACCAGGCCCAGGAGGCGGCGTCGGCCTCACCGGAGGGCATCATGGGCATGCTGTCCTCCCTGTGGAAGAACGAGATGACGCAGCCTCCCGCGAATTGGCTCGCGGACCATGGCTGGAGCGCCGCGGAAGAAGCCCTCACCGACCTGGCGGAGCGCCACGCCCGGCCCGTCCCTCCGGCGTTCGACCCGGCCCTGCCCGGCACGGGCCGCGTCCGCCTGCTGACGGCCGACCGCTGA
- a CDS encoding amidohydrolase family protein: MIIDKVRIFDGTAMLGPGAVEFADGVITCVLTEPAAASDASASADVIDGTGLTVLPGLIDAHTHVFGAESNLELALAFGVTTELDMFMGPPELTQALCTAAGERADLADMRSSGLVASAPGGHPGHAMPLLPTVAGPDEADAFVAARQAEGAHFIKIIVDDGAHHGMSLPALDRATVTALADAAHRRGLLTVAHVSAGWSARLALAGGVDMLTHLPLEAALDDAFVGRTADGKRVAIPTLAMLEASAPETSSRPRTGRSLADDPRIVPYLPEHARTAIAEGHEGLCVEKESPEHHFTHALASVGRLHRAGVPVLAGTDTNYRPDRACPVVHGASLHTELALLVEAGLTPAEALTAATSAPAAHFGLSDRGVIAPGRRADLVLVAGDPTRDITRTRSIEAIWRGGIRFDREAYRERIAS, encoded by the coding sequence GTGATCATCGACAAGGTGCGGATCTTCGACGGGACGGCGATGCTGGGCCCCGGGGCGGTGGAGTTCGCCGACGGGGTCATCACATGCGTCCTGACGGAGCCCGCCGCGGCTTCGGACGCGTCGGCGTCGGCCGATGTGATCGACGGAACGGGTCTGACGGTGCTGCCGGGGCTGATCGACGCGCATACGCATGTGTTCGGCGCCGAGAGCAATCTCGAACTGGCGCTGGCCTTCGGCGTGACGACCGAGCTGGATATGTTCATGGGCCCGCCGGAGCTCACCCAGGCCCTGTGCACGGCGGCCGGCGAGCGTGCCGACCTCGCCGATATGCGCAGCTCGGGCCTGGTGGCGAGCGCGCCCGGAGGGCACCCCGGACACGCCATGCCGCTGCTGCCGACGGTGGCCGGGCCGGACGAGGCCGACGCCTTCGTGGCCGCGCGGCAGGCGGAGGGCGCACACTTCATCAAGATCATTGTGGACGACGGCGCGCACCACGGGATGTCGCTGCCCGCCCTGGACCGGGCGACCGTGACGGCGCTCGCCGACGCCGCGCACCGCCGTGGCCTGCTCACCGTGGCCCATGTGTCCGCCGGGTGGTCCGCGCGACTCGCCCTGGCCGGCGGTGTGGACATGCTGACGCACCTTCCGCTGGAAGCGGCGCTGGACGACGCGTTCGTCGGCCGGACCGCGGACGGGAAGCGGGTCGCCATCCCCACCCTGGCCATGCTGGAGGCGTCCGCCCCGGAGACCTCCTCCCGGCCCCGTACGGGACGATCGCTGGCGGACGATCCGCGCATCGTCCCCTACCTGCCGGAGCATGCCCGTACCGCGATCGCGGAAGGCCACGAGGGCCTCTGTGTGGAGAAGGAGTCCCCCGAGCACCACTTCACCCACGCCCTGGCGAGCGTGGGCCGTCTGCACCGGGCGGGTGTGCCCGTGCTGGCGGGGACCGACACCAACTACCGGCCGGACCGCGCCTGCCCGGTCGTCCACGGCGCCAGTCTCCACACCGAGCTGGCCCTCCTCGTGGAGGCCGGACTGACGCCGGCGGAGGCGCTCACGGCGGCGACCTCGGCGCCCGCCGCGCACTTCGGCCTCTCCGACCGCGGAGTGATCGCGCCGGGGCGGCGCGCGGACCTCGTCCTCGTCGCGGGCGACCCCACACGGGACATCACTCGCACCCGGTCGATCGAGGCGATCTGGCGCGGCGGCATCCGCTTCGACCGCGAGGCGTACCGCGAGCGCATTGCCTCATGA